The following is a genomic window from Amycolatopsis australiensis.
GAGCGGACTCGACCTGACCGTCGAGCGTGGCGAGTTCGTTGCGCTGCTGGGCCGCAGCGGCTCGGGCAAGTCGACGCTCCTGCGCGTGCTCGCCGGCCTCGACGACGACGTCGAAGGGCGTGCGGAAGTGTCCGGGACCGTCTCCGTCGCGTTCCAGCAGCCGCGGCTGCTGCCGTGGCGGAAGGTCTGGCGCAACGTCGTCCTCGGCCTGCGCCAGGACGGCGTCGCGAAGTCCCGCAACCGCGCCCTCGCCGAATAGGCGCTGGGCGAGGTCCACCTGGCCGAGCACGCCGACGACTGGCCGCTCACGCTGTCCGGCGGGGAAGCGCAACGCGTCTCGCTGGCCCGGGCGCTGGTGCGCGAACCCGATCTGCTCCTGCTGGACGAGCCGTTCGGCGCTCTCGACGCGCTCACCCGCCTCGCCATGCACCGGCTCGTCGCCGAGCTGTGGCGGCGGCACCGGCCGGGCGTGCTGCTGGTGACCCACGACGTCGACGAGGCACTCCGCCTCGCCGGCCGGGTCCTGGTGCTCGACGGCGGCCGGATCGTGGCCGGGCACCGGCCGCGCGGGGCCGGCAGCCACGACGATCTCCGCCGGCGCGTGCTGGCGGACCTGGGGGTGACCGAAGATGCGGTGGCGTAAGGCAACGGCCGTCCTCGCGGCGGCCTTCGCGCTGGCCGGCTGCGGCCCGGCGACGGGCACGGACCAGGCGGCCGTGCCGGGCCCGGTCAGCGCGGCGGACCTGGCCAAGGTGACGCTCAAGGTCGGTGACCAGAAAGGTGGCGTGAAGTCGCTGCTCACCGCCGCCGGCCAGCTGACCGGGACGCCGTACCGGATCGAATGGTCGACGTTCACCTCGGGGCCGCCGCTGCTGGAAGCCGCGTCGGCGGGCGCGATCGACACCGGCCGCGTCGGCAACACCCCGCCGATCTTCGCGGCCGCCGCGAAGGCGAAGATCAAGGTGATCAGCGCTTCCCGCAGCAACGTCGAGCGGGAGGCCGTCCTCGTCCCGTCCGATTCGCCGTTGCGGGACGTCGCTTCGCTGAAGGGCAAGACCATCGGCGTCGCGAACGGCACGTCGGCGCACGGGCAGCTGCTGAACACGCTGCACAACCACGGACTGTCTACAAAGGACGTCAAGCTGAGCTTCCTGCAGCCGTCGGAGGCCTACGCCGCGTTCACCCAGCACACGATCGACGCCTGGGCGATCTGGGACCCCTACACCGCGCAGGCCCAGCTGGAAGCGCACGCCCGGGTGCTCGCCGACGGCCGCGGCGCCTCCAACGGCCTCGGCTTCCTCACCGCGAGCACCGCGGCGCTGGCCGATCCGGGCCGGAACGCGGCGCTGCGCGATTTCGCCGTCCGCGTGGTCAAGGCGCAGAAGTGGGCCGACACGCACCGCGCGGAGTGGGCGCAGGCGTGGGCGAAGGAGACCGGGCTGAAGCTCGAGGTGGCGCAGAAGGCCGTCGACGCCGGGCGGGACCTGCCGGTCGCGCTGGACGATTCGGTGGTGCGCTCCGAACAGCAGCTCGCGGACGCGTTCACCGACGAGAAGACACTGCCGGGCAAGGTGGACTTCGCCGCGTTCGCCGACCGGCGGTTCGCCGCGGACCTGGATCAGGCGAGGAGCAACGGATGAGCATCAGGCTGCACTGGTTCCTGCCCACCAGCGGCGACGGCCGCACGATCGTGGAACGCTTCCACGCCAACCGGTCCGCGGGGCCGGCGGCCCAGCGCGACCCCGACCTGGACTACCTGGCCCAGGTCGCCCGCGCCGCCGAGCGGCAGGGCTTCGAAGGCGTGCTGACCCCGACCGGCACGTGGTGCGAGGACGCGTGGCTGACCACGGCCGCGCTGATCCGCGAGACGACCCGGCTGAAGTTCCTGGTCGCGTTCCGCCCCGGCGTCCTCTCGCCCACGCTGGCGGCGCAGATGGCGGGCACGTTCCAGCGCCTGTCCGGCGGCCGCGTGCTGCTGAACGTCGTGACCGGCGGCGACGCGGTCGAGCAGCGGCGCTTCGGCGACTGGCACGACCACGACGCCCGGTACGCCCGCACGGACGAGTTCCTCACCATCGTGCGCGGGGTCTGGTCGGGGGAGCCGTTCACCTTCGCCGGCGAACACCTCCGGGTCGAAGGCGCGACGACGCTGGCGGCGCCGGACCCGGTGCCGCCGATCTACTTCGGCGGCTCGTCGGCGGCCGCGCTGCCCGTCGCGGCCAAGCACGCCGACGTCTACCTGACCTGGGGTGAACCGCCCGCGCAGGTGGCGGAGAAGATCGGCAAGGTCCGCGAGCTGGCCGGCGACCGGCCGGTCCGGTTCGGCGTCCGGTTGCACACGATCTCCCGCGACACGTCGGCCGAAGCGTGGGCGGAGGCCCGGAAGCTGCTGGCCGCGCTGAGCCCGGAGCAGGTCGCGAAGGCGCAGGCACAGCTGGCGGCGAGCGAGTCGGTGGGGCAGCAGCGGATGGTCGCGCTGCACGGCGGCCGGACCGGCGGCGGTGTCCGCGGGCTGGAGATCCACACGAACCTGTGGGCGGGCATCGGCCTGGTCCGCGGCGGCGCGGGCACGGCGCTCGTGGGCAGCCACAGCGAGGTCGCGGACCTGATCGAGGAGTACCACAGTGTCGGCGTGACGGAGTTCGTGCTGTCGGGCTACCCGCACCTGGAAGAGGCGTACTGGTTCGGCGACGGTGTCCGCCCCGAACTCGCCCGGCGCGGCCTCCTGGGCGGCGTCCCGGCGCCGCACCGGCCGTCACACCCGGAACGGCACGTCGCGGCGCTCTAGCGCCGGCCGTCCGCGGCGGGCGCCGACAGCGTCCGGGTCAACGCGAGCGCCACCGTCCGGACGGCGGGTGCGACCCGTTCGGTCCGCATCCGGTTGGCCCAGCCGGAAATCGACACCGCGGCGACCGCGACGCCCCGCGCGTCGAGCAGCGGGCTGGCCGCGCACACGACGCCGACCCCGGATTCCTCGCGTTCCAGGGCGACGCCTTCCTCGCGGACCCGGGTGAGCTGACGGCGCAGCAGTCCCGGCGCGGTGATCGTCCGGGCGCTCAGCCGGGGCAGCCCGGCGTCGATCACCTTGGTCACCACCGGTTCCGGGGAGAACGCGAGGATGGCCTTGCCGACGCCGGTGGCGTGCGCGGGGAACCGGCCGCCGATGCGCGAGGGCAGGGTCGGCGCGTCGGGCCCGCGCAGCACGTCGAGGTAGACGACCTCGGTGCCTTCGAGGATCGCCAGGTGCACGGTGTTGCGCGTCGCCTCGCGCAGGTCGGCGAGGTACGGGCGGGCCGCTTCGACGAGCCCGCGGCGCGGCGAGGCGAGCTGGCCGATTTCGAACAGCCGCAGCCCCAGCCGCACCGCGCCGTCCTCGCGCTCGAGCAGACCGGTGCCGGTGAGGTGGCCGACGAGCCGGTGCACGGTCGTCTTCGCCAGGCCCGTCCGGCGGGCCAGCTCCGAGACGCCGAGACGCTCGTCACCCGGCCGGAAGGCTTCCAGCAGCGCGGCGAGCCGGGCGGCGACCAGGCCGTCGCCGCTCGCGCCGTCGTTCCGGCCAGCGGTACGCATGGGTTGAGTGTGCCCGATCACCCGCGCCAGTGTCACCGGGTCAGCGGAGGTGAGGTCAGTGGTCGTCGGCGCCGAGCACGAGTTTGACGCAGTGCGCGACGAGCCGCTCGCGCGACACTTTCAGCGAGCCGTCGAGGTAGGCGATGAAGACGTTGCTCAGCGCGCCGACCAGGCCGATCGCGATCATCCGCCGTTCGGTCTCGTCTCCGTGCGAAAGCTGCTCGCCGACGAGCGCGGCGAACACCGGCAGCAGGTGCAGCCCGCGGCGGGTCAGCGCCGGGTCGGTCAGCGGCGCGAGCAGCAGCACCCGGCCCTTGCGGGGGTCGTCGACGATCAGCTCGACGAACGCGCGCACGGCGTGCTCGGCCCGCAGCCTCGGGTCCGGCGCGTCCCGGACCGCGTCGACGAGCGCCTGCCGTGCCTGCTCGCCGACGTGCTCGTACACCGCCGCGACCAGCTCTTCGCGGTCGGCGAAGCTCTCGTAGAAGTAGCGCTCGGTCAGCTTCGCGCGCCGGCACACCGCGCGCACGCTCGTCCCGGCCGAGCCTTCGGTGCCCAGCAGCTCGAGGCCCGCGGAGACGAGCTGCGCGCGCCGCAGCGCCTTCCGGTCGTCCAGGGTCGTGCCCGCCCACGTGCGGCCCGGCATGGTGGCTCCTCGGTTGACTACATCTGTTGTCAGATCCTAGCCTGACAACAGCCGTAGTCAGTTTCGGACCCGACGAGGAGCCGCGATGCCAGCCCGGACACCGGAGCCACTGGGGCCCGACTCGCTGACCTGGAAGTACTTCGGCGACTGGCGCGGGCTGCTCATTGCGCTCTGGGCGGGGTCGATGCAGAACATGCACCCGGGGCTGGGCGCCGGCGTCGAGCAGCACTCCCGGTTCTTCGAGGAACGCTGGCAGCGCCTGTTCCGCTCGCTCTACCCGATCGGCGGCGTGGTCTACGACGGGCCCCGGGCGCACCGGACCGCGCTGGAAGTCCGCGGCTACCACGACCGCATCAAGGGCGTCGACGCCCGCGGCCGCCGCTACCACGCGCTCGACCCCGGCACCTTCTACTGGGCGCACGCGACGTTCTTCGTCAGCACGATCCTCATCGCCGACCACTTCATGGGCGGCATCGGCGAGGCGGAGAAGCGGCGGCTGTTCGACGAGCACGTCCAGTGGTGGCGGATGTACGACATGACCATGCGGCCGGTGCCGGACAGCTGGGAGGACTTCCAGCGCTACTGGAAGCACATGTGCGCCGGGGTCCTGGAGGACAACAAGGCCACCCGGGACGTCCTCGACATCGCCCGGATCGCGAAACCGCCGTTCCTGCCGTGGCTGCCCGACGCGCTCTGGCGCCCGCTCGGCACGCTGATCGCGAAGAACTTCGTCTGGCTGACGATCGGCCTCTACGACCGCGAGGTCCGCGACCTGCTCGGTTTCCGCTGGTCCGAGCGGGACGCGCGCCGGCACCGCCGGGCCGGGAAGCTGATCAACGCGTTGTTCGAGCTCGTCCCGCACGACCGCCGCTACCACCCCCGCGCCCGCGCCGGCTGGCGCCGGGCGCGCGGCGAGGTGGCTCCGGACGCGCCGGTGGTCGAGACTCCACCCAGGAACCTTCCCCCGCTGCCGGAGCGGGGCAAGCCCGAGCACTACGCGCCGAACGTCTAGGAGGCATTCGTGAAGCTGGGATTCCACGTCGGGTACTGGGGCAGCGGCCCGACCCCGGGCGCGCTGGAAGCGGTCCTCGCCGCCGAGGAGCTCGGCTTCGACTCGGTGTGGACGGCGGAGGCCTACGGCTCGGACGCGTTCACGCCGCTGGCCTGGTACGGCGCGTCCACCAGCCGGATCCGGCTCGGCACCAACATCGTCCAGATGGCCGCGCGCACCCCGACCGCGACGGCGATGAGCGCGCTGACCCTCGACCACCTCTCGGGCGGGCGGATGGTGCTCGGGCTCGGCGCGTCCGGCCCGCAGGTCGTGGAGGGCTGGTACGGGCAGCCGTACCCGAAGCCCCTGGCCCGCACCCGCGAGTACGTCGACATCGTCCGGCAGGTGATCGCCCGGGAAGCGCCGGTGACCCTGGACGGCCAGTTCTTCCAGCTGCCGCTCAAGGGCGGGACCGGGCTCGGCAAGCCGCTGAAGCCGACCGTGCACCCGCTGCGCAAGGAGATCCCGATCCACCTGGCCGCCGAGGGCCCGAAGAACGTCGCGCTGGCCGCGGAGATCGGCGACGGCTGGCTGCCGCTGTTCTTCTCGCCGAAGAGCAACGCGTTCTACCAGGCCGCGCTGGAGGAGGGGTTCGCGCGCCCGGGCGCCCGGCACACCCTGGAGACGTTCGAGGTGCCCTGCTCGGTCCCGGTGATCGTGCACGACGACGTCGAGGAGGCGGCGAGCTGGATCAAGCCGTCACTGGCGCTCTACATCGGCGGGATGGGCGCGAAGTCGGTGAACTTCCACCACGACGTCTTCGCGCGGCTGGGCTACGAGGACGTGGCCGACAAGGTGCAGGAGCTGTACCTGGCGGGCCGCAAGGACGAGGCCGCCGCGGCGATCCCGACGTCGCTGGTGGAGGACACGTCCCTGATCGGGCCGCCGGCGAAGATCCGCGACGAGCTGCAGGCCTGGGAGGAGACGGTGGTGACCCAGCTGCTGCTGCGCGGGGACGCGGCGACCCTGCGGAAGATCGCCGCCGCCATCGGGTAGCGCGGGCCGCTCCGTGGCCCGGGTCACGACGATGGCACGATTCCCCTCGACCACTACCGGGTGCGCGCCGAGATCGAATACTCATGGCCTGCACCCGGTACGCATTCCGAGGAGGACCATGGCGACGCTGTCCGGCCGGACGAGGTTCCGCTATTCGCTCGGCTCCTTCGTCACCGGGTCCTTCGGCACGGTCCCCGGCCTCGTCCTGGTCAAATACCTCACCGACACGATGGCCGTGCCGGCGGGCTGGGCCGCGGCGATCGTGTTCGTGCCCAAGGCCTGGGACGTGCTGTTCAACCCGATCGCCGGCCGCCTGTCCGACGCCGACCTGCTCAAGACCGGCAGCAGGCGGCGTTTCCTGCTCGTCGGCGGCATCGGCGTCGCGATCCTGTTCGCGGCCATGTTCGCCCACCCCGGCTTCGGGAACCCGCTGCCGGACGCGCTGTACGTGGCGCTCACGTTCGCCGCCTGCGCCACGGCGTACGCGCTGTTCCAGGTGCCGTTCAACGCGCTGCCGGCCGAGCTGACCGAGTCGGCGACCGAGCGCACGAAGCTCACCAGCGTCCGGATCGGCGTGCTGGCCGTGACGATCCTGGTCTGCGGCGGGGGCGCCCCGGCGATCACCGCCGGCATCGGCGGGGTCGCGGGCTACCGGGCGATGGCCGTGGTGATCGGGCTGATCGTGCTGGCCGCGACGCTGCTGGTGTACTTCGGCCTGAAGGACGCGCCGGTCGGCTCGCTGCGGCCCAACACCGTCAGCCTCAAGGAGCTGGTGCGGACGCTCGCCGCGTGGCGGCCGTTCCGCTGGCTGCTCGGCACGTACTTCATCCAGGCACTCGGCATCGGCACGGTGCTCGCCGCGATCCCGTTCTTCGCCCAGCGCATCCTCGGCGACGAGGGCTACGGCACGATCCTGTTCGTCATCTTCGTCGGCCCCGCGCTGGTCACCATGCCGCTGTGGCCGCGCCTGGGCGACCGTGTCGGCAAGCTCAACGGCTTCCGCCTGGCCACCGCGGCCTTCGCGGTCGGCCTGCTCGGGCTGGTGTTCGCGCAGTCGATCCCGCTGGTCGTCTCGTTCGTCTGCGTCGCGTTGTGCGGCGTCGGGTACGCGGGCATCTCGGTGTTCCCGCTGGCCATCCTGCCGGACCTGATCACCGCCGAAGAGGACCGCACCGGCGAGACGCGCGCCGGCATCGCGGCCGGCGTGTGGACCGCGGGGGAGACACTCGGGCTGGCCTTCGGCGGCGGGCTGTGGGCGCTCATCCTCGCCGTCGGCGGGTACGTGTCGAGCACGGACGCGACCGCGAACCAGCCGCACAGCGCGATCGTCGCCATCCTCGTCGGGGCGTCGATCATCCCCGGCGTCCTCATCGGGCTGGCCCTGCCGCTGCTGCGGCGTTCGGTGCTGGAGCCGCGCCGTGAACTCGCCTGAGGACGTCCTCGCGGCCCTGCGGGAGCTGCGCGCGGGCGACCTGCCGACGCACGGCGGCCGCACCCTGGCCTATGTCTACGACAGCGGTCTGTCCGAAGTGGACTCCCTCGGCGCGGCGGCGCACGCGCTCGCGTCGCCGGCGAACGGCCTCGACCCGACGGCGTTCCCGAGCCTGCTGCGCATGGAGAACGACCTCGTCTCCGCGGCTTCGGCCCTGCTCGGCGGCGTCCCGGGCGTGGTGGGTTCGGTGACGTCCGGGGGCACCGAATCGTGCCTGCTGGCGGTGCTCGCCGCGCGTGACGCGCACCCTGCGGTCGAGTCGCCGTCCATCGTCCTGCCGACCACCGCGCACGCGGCGTTCCACAAGGCCGCGCACCTGTTCGGGCTCCGCCGGATCGACGTCCCGGTCGACCCGGTGACGTTCCGCGCCGACCCGGCGGCGATGGCGGCGGCGATCGACGACTCGACGGTCCTGGTGGTGGCCGGTGCGCCGTCCTACGCCCACGGCGTGCTGGATCCGGTCGCCGAGATCGCGGCGGCGGCCTCGGCGCGCGGCGTCCGGATGCACGTCGACGCCTGCATCGGCGGCTGGGTGCTGCCGTACTTCGCCCGGCTCGGCGCGGACGTGCCGCCGTTCGACTTCCGCGTCCCCGGGGTCACGAGCATTTCGGTGGACCTGCACAAGTACGCGTACTGCCCGAAGGGCACGTCGGTGCTGCTGCACGCGTCGGCCGAGTTGCGGCGTACGCACTACTTCGCGAGCGCGGCCTGGCCCGGCTACACGATGCTGAACACGACGATCCAGAGCACGCGCTCGGGCGGCCCGCTCGCCGCGGCGTGGGCGGTGGTGCGGTACCTCGGCGAGGACGGCTACCTGCGGCTGGCGGCCGCGACGCGGGAAGCGGTGTCCCGGATCCGGGCGGGCATCGAGGAACTGCCGGGGCTGCGGGTGCTCGGCGACCCGGTGTCGACGCTGATCGCGTTCACCGGCGACGACGGCTTCGACCTGTTCACGGTGGCCGACGAGATGAAGGCCCGCGGCTGGTACGTCCAGCCGCAGTTCGCGTTCGAGGGCTCCCCGGCGAACCTGCACCTCACGGTGACGGCGGCCAACCACGGCAGCGAGAAGGAGTTCCTGACCGATCTGGCCGCGTCGCTGGCGGCGGCCCGGGCGGCGGGCCCGGTGGTCGTCGACGCCGCCGTGGCGGAGTTCGTCGCGGCCCTGGACCCGGCAACGCTGACGTCGGAGCAGTTCGCGGGCCTGCTGGCGGCGGCCGGCCTCGGCGGCGGCGCCGGGCTGCCGGA
Proteins encoded in this region:
- a CDS encoding ABC transporter substrate-binding protein; translated protein: MRWRKATAVLAAAFALAGCGPATGTDQAAVPGPVSAADLAKVTLKVGDQKGGVKSLLTAAGQLTGTPYRIEWSTFTSGPPLLEAASAGAIDTGRVGNTPPIFAAAAKAKIKVISASRSNVEREAVLVPSDSPLRDVASLKGKTIGVANGTSAHGQLLNTLHNHGLSTKDVKLSFLQPSEAYAAFTQHTIDAWAIWDPYTAQAQLEAHARVLADGRGASNGLGFLTASTAALADPGRNAALRDFAVRVVKAQKWADTHRAEWAQAWAKETGLKLEVAQKAVDAGRDLPVALDDSVVRSEQQLADAFTDEKTLPGKVDFAAFADRRFAADLDQARSNG
- a CDS encoding LLM class F420-dependent oxidoreductase; amino-acid sequence: MKLGFHVGYWGSGPTPGALEAVLAAEELGFDSVWTAEAYGSDAFTPLAWYGASTSRIRLGTNIVQMAARTPTATAMSALTLDHLSGGRMVLGLGASGPQVVEGWYGQPYPKPLARTREYVDIVRQVIAREAPVTLDGQFFQLPLKGGTGLGKPLKPTVHPLRKEIPIHLAAEGPKNVALAAEIGDGWLPLFFSPKSNAFYQAALEEGFARPGARHTLETFEVPCSVPVIVHDDVEEAASWIKPSLALYIGGMGAKSVNFHHDVFARLGYEDVADKVQELYLAGRKDEAAAAIPTSLVEDTSLIGPPAKIRDELQAWEETVVTQLLLRGDAATLRKIAAAIG
- a CDS encoding pyridoxal phosphate-dependent decarboxylase family protein; translated protein: MNSPEDVLAALRELRAGDLPTHGGRTLAYVYDSGLSEVDSLGAAAHALASPANGLDPTAFPSLLRMENDLVSAASALLGGVPGVVGSVTSGGTESCLLAVLAARDAHPAVESPSIVLPTTAHAAFHKAAHLFGLRRIDVPVDPVTFRADPAAMAAAIDDSTVLVVAGAPSYAHGVLDPVAEIAAAASARGVRMHVDACIGGWVLPYFARLGADVPPFDFRVPGVTSISVDLHKYAYCPKGTSVLLHASAELRRTHYFASAAWPGYTMLNTTIQSTRSGGPLAAAWAVVRYLGEDGYLRLAAATREAVSRIRAGIEELPGLRVLGDPVSTLIAFTGDDGFDLFTVADEMKARGWYVQPQFAFEGSPANLHLTVTAANHGSEKEFLTDLAASLAAARAAGPVVVDAAVAEFVAALDPATLTSEQFAGLLAAAGLGGGAGLPERMAPVNALLATAPAPLRERLLLEFLGALYTP
- a CDS encoding MFS transporter, translating into MATLSGRTRFRYSLGSFVTGSFGTVPGLVLVKYLTDTMAVPAGWAAAIVFVPKAWDVLFNPIAGRLSDADLLKTGSRRRFLLVGGIGVAILFAAMFAHPGFGNPLPDALYVALTFAACATAYALFQVPFNALPAELTESATERTKLTSVRIGVLAVTILVCGGGAPAITAGIGGVAGYRAMAVVIGLIVLAATLLVYFGLKDAPVGSLRPNTVSLKELVRTLAAWRPFRWLLGTYFIQALGIGTVLAAIPFFAQRILGDEGYGTILFVIFVGPALVTMPLWPRLGDRVGKLNGFRLATAAFAVGLLGLVFAQSIPLVVSFVCVALCGVGYAGISVFPLAILPDLITAEEDRTGETRAGIAAGVWTAGETLGLAFGGGLWALILAVGGYVSSTDATANQPHSAIVAILVGASIIPGVLIGLALPLLRRSVLEPRRELA
- a CDS encoding LLM class flavin-dependent oxidoreductase — protein: MSIRLHWFLPTSGDGRTIVERFHANRSAGPAAQRDPDLDYLAQVARAAERQGFEGVLTPTGTWCEDAWLTTAALIRETTRLKFLVAFRPGVLSPTLAAQMAGTFQRLSGGRVLLNVVTGGDAVEQRRFGDWHDHDARYARTDEFLTIVRGVWSGEPFTFAGEHLRVEGATTLAAPDPVPPIYFGGSSAAALPVAAKHADVYLTWGEPPAQVAEKIGKVRELAGDRPVRFGVRLHTISRDTSAEAWAEARKLLAALSPEQVAKAQAQLAASESVGQQRMVALHGGRTGGGVRGLEIHTNLWAGIGLVRGGAGTALVGSHSEVADLIEEYHSVGVTEFVLSGYPHLEEAYWFGDGVRPELARRGLLGGVPAPHRPSHPERHVAAL
- a CDS encoding oxygenase MpaB family protein, which gives rise to MPARTPEPLGPDSLTWKYFGDWRGLLIALWAGSMQNMHPGLGAGVEQHSRFFEERWQRLFRSLYPIGGVVYDGPRAHRTALEVRGYHDRIKGVDARGRRYHALDPGTFYWAHATFFVSTILIADHFMGGIGEAEKRRLFDEHVQWWRMYDMTMRPVPDSWEDFQRYWKHMCAGVLEDNKATRDVLDIARIAKPPFLPWLPDALWRPLGTLIAKNFVWLTIGLYDREVRDLLGFRWSERDARRHRRAGKLINALFELVPHDRRYHPRARAGWRRARGEVAPDAPVVETPPRNLPPLPERGKPEHYAPNV
- a CDS encoding IclR family transcriptional regulator, whose translation is MRTAGRNDGASGDGLVAARLAALLEAFRPGDERLGVSELARRTGLAKTTVHRLVGHLTGTGLLEREDGAVRLGLRLFEIGQLASPRRGLVEAARPYLADLREATRNTVHLAILEGTEVVYLDVLRGPDAPTLPSRIGGRFPAHATGVGKAILAFSPEPVVTKVIDAGLPRLSARTITAPGLLRRQLTRVREEGVALEREESGVGVVCAASPLLDARGVAVAAVSISGWANRMRTERVAPAVRTVALALTRTLSAPAADGRR
- a CDS encoding TetR/AcrR family transcriptional regulator — translated: MPGRTWAGTTLDDRKALRRAQLVSAGLELLGTEGSAGTSVRAVCRRAKLTERYFYESFADREELVAAVYEHVGEQARQALVDAVRDAPDPRLRAEHAVRAFVELIVDDPRKGRVLLLAPLTDPALTRRGLHLLPVFAALVGEQLSHGDETERRMIAIGLVGALSNVFIAYLDGSLKVSRERLVAHCVKLVLGADDH